The following coding sequences are from one Chitinimonas sp. BJYL2 window:
- a CDS encoding SDR family NAD(P)-dependent oxidoreductase: MIYPGLENKVALIVGGTSGIGLAAAALFVAAGARVVIAGRDTKKGEAAQTSLGEAALFVPCDISDVVSVTALFQAVTDRFGRLDCAVNTAAVAQSPAMLHEMSDEQAAALLNTDVHGQFLCLKREIAMMQAQGGGTIVNVSSVNGLSGVAGAAMYSAGRHAVLGLTRSVAREYIGQHIRINAVCPGATDTPRRQQRMAAVPEAMRQEIQAHTAQAIPLGRLATADEIAQAILWLSSPVSSYVVGHCLVVDGGLSA; the protein is encoded by the coding sequence GTGATTTATCCGGGTCTGGAAAACAAGGTCGCGCTGATTGTGGGCGGTACGTCAGGTATTGGTCTGGCGGCTGCGGCGCTGTTTGTTGCGGCCGGCGCGCGCGTGGTGATAGCCGGACGGGATACAAAAAAAGGCGAGGCCGCGCAGACCTCGCTTGGTGAGGCAGCCCTGTTCGTGCCCTGCGATATTTCGGATGTCGTCAGCGTAACGGCGCTGTTCCAGGCTGTGACCGATCGGTTTGGCCGGCTGGACTGCGCGGTCAATACCGCTGCCGTGGCACAAAGCCCGGCCATGCTTCATGAGATGTCCGATGAGCAAGCCGCCGCGCTGCTGAATACGGATGTCCATGGCCAGTTTCTGTGCCTGAAGCGCGAAATTGCGATGATGCAAGCGCAGGGGGGCGGCACGATCGTGAATGTCTCCTCGGTCAACGGTTTGTCGGGCGTGGCGGGCGCGGCCATGTACAGTGCCGGGCGTCATGCGGTACTGGGGCTGACACGCTCTGTTGCGCGTGAGTACATAGGCCAGCACATCCGGATCAATGCCGTATGCCCCGGCGCCACGGATACGCCGAGGCGGCAGCAGCGCATGGCGGCTGTCCCGGAAGCCATGCGGCAGGAGATCCAGGCCCATACCGCGCAAGCCATTCCCTTGGGGCGCCTCGCGACCGCCGACGAGATCGCTCAGGCCATCCTCTGGCTGTCGTCGCCCGTGTCATCGTATGTGGTGGGGCATTGTCTGGTGGTGGACGGCGGCTTGTCTGCCTGA
- a CDS encoding ABC transporter substrate-binding protein: protein MHRYVRPSLILATLIAASATTHAAGTLKYCSEGSPAGFDPGQLTAGTDFDASSQPVFNRLVEFQRGGTAVVPGLAEKWTLSPDGLQYTFHLRRGVKFHSNEAFKPTRDFNAQDVVFTFERMGKREHPYNKAYPAEFHYYTSMGMDQNIANVEAVDPYTVRFTLKKIDAAFIANLAMGFASIHSAEYADALLKAGKPAQIASAPIGTGPFVFTRYDKDSVIRYSANKAYWNKAETKLDKLIFVITPDSAVRVQKLKAGECDIAFMPKPADLAAAKGHPKIVIASQPGFNVGYLSYNVTKKPLDKLEVRQALDMAINKKAILEAVYQGTGIAASNPMPPTQWSYNKNLKDAPYNPEKAKALLAKAGVKQLEIGLWAMPVQRPYNPNAKLMAEMIQADWAKVGVTAKITTYEWAEYLKRGKKGEADTGMFGWTGDNGDPDNWLNILSCDAVGAGNYSQWCDKEFDKLVLDGKQTADVKKRTAIYMKAQERFKQAMPWSTIAHSVVSVPMNRKVVDFKISPFGRMSFSGVSLQ, encoded by the coding sequence ACCCCGGTCAGCTTACGGCGGGCACGGATTTCGATGCCTCGTCGCAGCCGGTGTTCAACCGCCTGGTGGAGTTCCAGCGTGGTGGCACGGCCGTGGTGCCGGGTCTGGCCGAGAAATGGACGCTGAGCCCGGATGGCTTGCAGTACACCTTCCATCTGCGCCGCGGGGTGAAGTTCCACAGTAACGAGGCCTTCAAACCCACACGCGATTTCAATGCGCAGGACGTGGTGTTCACTTTCGAGCGCATGGGCAAGCGCGAGCATCCTTATAACAAGGCTTACCCGGCCGAGTTCCACTACTACACCAGTATGGGGATGGATCAGAACATCGCCAATGTGGAAGCAGTGGACCCCTATACCGTCCGTTTCACGCTCAAGAAGATCGACGCCGCGTTCATCGCCAATCTGGCCATGGGTTTTGCGTCCATCCACTCGGCTGAATATGCCGATGCCTTGCTCAAGGCCGGCAAACCGGCACAGATTGCCAGCGCGCCCATCGGTACTGGCCCCTTCGTGTTCACGCGCTATGACAAGGATTCGGTCATCCGCTATAGCGCCAACAAGGCCTACTGGAATAAGGCTGAGACCAAGCTCGACAAGCTGATCTTCGTGATCACGCCGGATAGCGCCGTGCGGGTGCAAAAGCTCAAGGCCGGCGAATGCGATATTGCCTTCATGCCCAAGCCCGCTGATCTGGCGGCTGCCAAGGGCCATCCCAAGATCGTGATTGCGTCGCAGCCCGGCTTCAATGTGGGCTATCTGTCCTACAACGTGACCAAGAAGCCGCTGGACAAGCTGGAGGTGCGCCAGGCGCTCGATATGGCGATCAACAAGAAGGCGATTCTGGAGGCCGTGTACCAAGGTACCGGCATTGCAGCATCCAACCCCATGCCGCCGACGCAGTGGTCGTATAACAAGAACCTCAAGGACGCACCCTACAACCCCGAGAAAGCCAAGGCGCTGCTCGCCAAGGCGGGCGTGAAGCAACTGGAAATCGGCCTCTGGGCCATGCCGGTGCAGCGCCCCTACAACCCCAATGCCAAGCTGATGGCCGAGATGATCCAGGCCGATTGGGCCAAGGTCGGCGTCACCGCCAAGATCACCACCTATGAGTGGGCCGAATACCTCAAGCGTGGCAAGAAGGGCGAGGCCGATACCGGCATGTTCGGCTGGACCGGCGATAACGGCGATCCCGACAACTGGCTCAACATCCTCAGTTGCGACGCCGTGGGCGCCGGTAACTACTCGCAATGGTGCGACAAGGAGTTCGACAAACTGGTGCTGGATGGCAAGCAGACGGCCGATGTGAAGAAGCGCACCGCCATCTACATGAAGGCGCAGGAACGCTTCAAACAGGCCATGCCTTGGTCGACGATTGCCCATTCGGTGGTCAGCGTGCCCATGAACCGCAAGGTGGTGGACTTCAAGATCAGCCCGTTTGGCCGCATGAGTTTTTCCGGGGTATCGCTCCAGTAA